The following are from one region of the Hymenobacter radiodurans genome:
- a CDS encoding NmrA family NAD(P)-binding protein: MLLRGANVRALVRAGSAAPAVAALREQGAAVIEVDFNKVADLTKACVGASCVVSAVSGLREVIVEMQTRLLEAAVAAGVPRFIPSDYCIDYTKLAPGSNRNLDLRREFAERLDKAHIRATSILNGMFTDLLTGQAPVILFKFKRVVYWGNADQALDFTTTQDTAAFTAAAALDDTTPRFLRVAGEVATIRGLQAVASAVTGEQFRLFRVGGLGAFGTMIKVTKALMPTSDDVFPPWQGMQYLHNMFSGLPKLEPLDNARYPDIRWAPVREVLADRELTPA, encoded by the coding sequence TTGCTGCTGCGGGGGGCAAATGTGCGGGCGCTGGTTCGGGCCGGCAGCGCCGCCCCCGCCGTGGCGGCCTTGCGCGAGCAGGGAGCCGCTGTTATCGAAGTTGATTTTAACAAGGTAGCGGACCTGACGAAAGCGTGCGTTGGCGCGAGCTGCGTGGTCTCGGCTGTGTCGGGGCTGCGGGAGGTAATTGTGGAGATGCAGACGCGCCTGCTCGAAGCGGCTGTGGCGGCCGGCGTTCCGCGCTTCATCCCTTCAGATTATTGCATTGACTACACCAAGCTGGCTCCGGGCTCCAACCGCAACCTCGATCTGCGCCGGGAGTTCGCCGAGCGGCTCGACAAGGCACATATTCGGGCTACTTCCATTCTGAACGGCATGTTCACCGATTTGCTGACGGGGCAGGCGCCGGTTATCCTGTTTAAGTTTAAGCGGGTTGTTTATTGGGGCAACGCAGATCAGGCGCTGGACTTCACCACCACCCAAGACACTGCCGCATTCACCGCCGCCGCTGCCCTCGATGATACTACGCCCCGGTTTTTGCGCGTGGCTGGTGAAGTGGCCACTATCCGCGGCTTGCAGGCAGTAGCCAGCGCCGTTACGGGCGAGCAATTTCGGTTGTTCCGGGTAGGTGGCCTGGGCGCTTTTGGTACCATGATTAAGGTGACCAAAGCCCTCATGCCCACGAGCGACGACGTATTTCCGCCCTGGCAAGGCATGCAGTACCTGCACAACATGTTCAGTGGCCTACCGAAGCTGGAACCCCTGGACAATGCCCGCTACCCCGATATTCGCTGGGCCCCCGTGCGCGAGGTACTGGCAGATCGGGAGCTGACACCTGCTTAA
- a CDS encoding MBL fold metallo-hydrolase encodes MKQVAAGVNQLLIQRFVNVYFVEAGAPGEWVLVDTGLPGSAKTIIAAADELFYPGTHPEAIILTHGHMDHAGSAQELANHWHVPILAHRLEMPFLTGKAVYPPADPTVGGSLAFVSRFFPPQTFNLTGIHPLPEGEEVPYMAGWQCLHVPGHAPGQVAFFRAEDKTLLGADAFATTVHDSVPSILLGIPKISRAGTPFNFDWEATHASVVKLSNLEPQAIGCGHGPAVHGPHVANELRELALHFPVPPKGRYVDNPARTDENGVEFIPLPYLIRCQPAPLCWAAE; translated from the coding sequence ATGAAACAAGTAGCTGCTGGCGTCAACCAGCTTCTCATTCAGCGCTTTGTCAACGTATACTTTGTGGAGGCCGGCGCCCCCGGCGAGTGGGTACTGGTAGATACTGGACTGCCGGGCTCGGCCAAAACGATTATTGCGGCAGCTGACGAGCTATTTTATCCCGGCACGCATCCCGAGGCCATTATCCTGACCCACGGCCACATGGATCACGCCGGCTCAGCTCAGGAGCTAGCTAACCATTGGCACGTGCCCATTCTGGCGCATCGACTGGAAATGCCTTTTCTGACGGGTAAAGCCGTGTACCCGCCTGCCGACCCGACGGTGGGGGGCTCTTTGGCTTTTGTCAGCCGTTTTTTTCCTCCCCAAACCTTTAATCTGACCGGAATTCACCCCCTGCCCGAGGGCGAGGAGGTACCGTATATGGCCGGCTGGCAATGCCTGCATGTGCCGGGGCACGCACCGGGTCAGGTAGCGTTTTTCCGGGCTGAGGACAAAACGCTTCTCGGCGCCGATGCCTTTGCCACAACCGTCCACGACTCGGTGCCGTCGATCCTGCTGGGCATTCCCAAAATCAGTCGGGCTGGTACGCCCTTCAATTTTGATTGGGAAGCCACGCATGCCTCGGTCGTAAAGCTTTCGAATCTGGAGCCTCAGGCAATCGGCTGCGGGCACGGTCCGGCAGTGCACGGCCCGCACGTGGCCAATGAGCTACGAGAGCTTGCGCTGCACTTCCCGGTGCCGCCTAAAGGCCGCTACGTAGACAATCCGGCCCGTACGGATGAGAATGGCGTTGAATTTATTCCCCTGCCCTACCTGATACGTTGCCAGCCCGCGCCGCTATGCTGGGCGGCGGAATAG
- a CDS encoding DUF4097 family beta strand repeat-containing protein — MKSLLTAFLFSLSAVTAAAQTAPTFTSTCEGKYNNSSGERTKRICETRDLTMPALGGKTLTIDGRQNGGITVRGWSGPDVRIRAVVQAWGDTEAAARQQIPTIRISTANNTLRAEAPGDNTWAVSYEVFVPQQTSLVLNTNNGGIRLQDVRGTIVFETKNGGVSLAGVGGDVKGRTTNGGLDIKLTGDKWDGTGLDIATTNGGIKWEVPQNYSARLTTSTSIGGVKADLPITKNGMLGREIAATLGKGGAPVKAVTTNGGVKIDRTGK; from the coding sequence ATGAAAAGCTTGCTCACCGCATTTCTGTTCAGCTTATCAGCTGTGACAGCCGCTGCCCAAACGGCTCCCACCTTTACTTCTACCTGCGAAGGCAAATACAACAACTCCAGCGGCGAACGCACGAAGCGCATCTGCGAAACCCGTGACCTTACTATGCCCGCGCTGGGGGGCAAAACGCTCACCATCGATGGGCGGCAGAATGGCGGCATTACCGTGCGCGGCTGGTCGGGGCCCGATGTGCGTATCCGGGCCGTGGTGCAGGCCTGGGGCGATACTGAAGCCGCCGCCCGGCAGCAGATTCCTACCATCCGCATCAGCACGGCCAATAACACCCTGCGGGCCGAAGCTCCCGGCGATAACACGTGGGCGGTGAGCTACGAGGTATTTGTTCCTCAGCAAACCAGCCTGGTGCTCAACACAAATAACGGCGGTATTCGCCTGCAAGACGTGCGTGGCACCATCGTCTTTGAGACTAAGAATGGCGGCGTATCGTTGGCCGGCGTAGGCGGCGACGTGAAAGGCCGCACCACCAACGGCGGCCTCGACATCAAACTAACGGGGGACAAGTGGGACGGTACCGGCCTCGACATAGCTACTACCAATGGCGGCATCAAATGGGAGGTACCGCAAAACTACTCGGCCCGCCTTACCACCAGTACCTCTATAGGCGGCGTAAAAGCAGATTTGCCCATCACTAAAAACGGTATGTTGGGCCGCGAAATTGCTGCCACTCTCGGCAAGGGTGGCGCGCCGGTGAAGGCCGTGACTACCAATGGAGGCGTTAAAATAGATCGGACCGGGAAGTAA
- a CDS encoding LytR/AlgR family response regulator transcription factor, producing the protein MTTLLIDDEAPARTIIRQYLADFPQISIVGECADGLSAVEAIRLHQPDLLFLDIQMPGCTGFEVLTQLNCIPRVIFSTAYDQYALSAFEAGAVDYLLKPYDRARFRQAVERVLAQAPAPDAALTRLLQRLEETKLPPSAAVAPTYPARLFVPQGARLIAVPVQDIRWVEAAGDYATLHTRTGQQHLSNLGISQLAQRLDPQKFVRIHRSVLVALDAVRELERDGSGGFYATLEGGRTVRVSRGHADVLRPLLG; encoded by the coding sequence ATGACGACTCTTCTCATCGACGACGAAGCCCCGGCCCGCACCATCATCCGTCAGTACCTCGCCGACTTTCCCCAAATCAGCATTGTGGGGGAGTGCGCCGACGGGCTGAGCGCCGTGGAAGCCATTCGCCTGCATCAGCCCGACCTGCTGTTTCTGGATATTCAGATGCCAGGCTGCACGGGCTTCGAGGTGCTGACTCAGCTAAACTGTATTCCGCGCGTTATTTTCTCTACTGCTTACGACCAATACGCTCTCAGCGCCTTCGAAGCTGGCGCGGTCGATTATTTGCTGAAGCCCTACGACCGCGCCCGGTTTCGGCAGGCGGTGGAGCGGGTGTTGGCTCAGGCGCCCGCCCCCGATGCCGCCCTGACGCGCCTGTTGCAGCGCCTGGAGGAAACAAAATTGCCCCCCAGTGCCGCTGTGGCGCCTACGTATCCGGCCCGGCTGTTTGTGCCGCAGGGTGCGCGACTGATAGCGGTGCCCGTGCAGGATATTCGCTGGGTAGAAGCAGCTGGCGACTACGCCACGCTCCATACCCGAACCGGCCAGCAGCACCTGAGCAATTTGGGAATCAGCCAGCTGGCGCAGCGCCTTGATCCGCAGAAGTTTGTGCGAATTCATCGGTCGGTGCTGGTGGCGCTGGACGCGGTGCGCGAATTGGAGCGCGACGGCTCGGGGGGCTTTTATGCCACGCTGGAAGGCGGGCGCACGGTGCGCGTGAGTAGGGGCCACGCGGATGTGCTTCGACCCTTGCTAGGGTAG
- a CDS encoding sensor histidine kinase produces the protein MTYSPIATLPPARFSRGSVVAILAFYVVFAVFYAATIAYASQEFDPGAFPSYLRRVLLLDYPLKALWTLPVWWLFFRTPLDKAAWSTKLLVHLVAGPLWVTGWFVSYYALLDWLGESGIGGNGRVWDVYIPALFYCVQFGLLHVARYTQQLRLQSQREQQLQVQAHQSEVSALKAQINPHFLFNTLNSISASVPPELETTRELIARLAHTFRFALEASRQEQLPLGDEISFLRSYLELEKSRFGERLSVVFQVDEALHTQLLPPMLIQPLVENAVRHGLAPSVAGGMVLIHVSRVSAGLHVEVADTGVGIKEVPSDLLLPSAGVGLRNTHARLLALGSAGLKITQNAPHGMRVSFVLPLPAAAQLAATPAQKEAEPIEIPTKATLQSTF, from the coding sequence ATGACTTATTCGCCAATCGCTACTTTGCCCCCCGCCCGTTTCAGCCGAGGAAGCGTGGTGGCAATTCTAGCCTTTTATGTGGTGTTCGCGGTGTTCTATGCGGCTACCATTGCCTACGCTTCGCAGGAGTTTGATCCGGGTGCTTTTCCCTCATACCTGCGCCGCGTACTCCTGCTTGACTATCCGCTGAAAGCCCTCTGGACCCTGCCCGTGTGGTGGCTATTTTTCCGCACGCCTCTTGATAAAGCAGCCTGGTCAACTAAGCTGCTGGTACACCTGGTAGCAGGGCCGTTGTGGGTTACGGGGTGGTTTGTGAGCTACTACGCATTATTGGACTGGCTGGGCGAAAGCGGCATCGGTGGCAACGGGCGGGTGTGGGACGTGTACATTCCGGCCTTATTCTACTGCGTGCAGTTTGGGTTGCTCCACGTGGCTCGCTATACCCAGCAGCTGCGCCTGCAAAGCCAGCGCGAGCAGCAGCTACAGGTCCAGGCGCACCAAAGCGAAGTATCGGCCCTGAAAGCGCAGATTAATCCGCATTTTCTCTTCAATACGCTCAACTCCATCAGTGCCTCGGTGCCGCCGGAGCTGGAAACTACGCGCGAGCTGATTGCCCGACTGGCGCACACATTTCGGTTTGCGCTGGAAGCTTCGCGGCAGGAGCAATTGCCTTTGGGCGACGAGATTAGCTTTTTGCGTTCCTACCTGGAGTTGGAAAAATCGCGGTTTGGAGAGCGGCTAAGTGTGGTGTTTCAGGTGGATGAAGCGCTGCACACGCAGCTGCTGCCGCCCATGCTGATTCAGCCGTTGGTAGAAAATGCGGTGCGGCATGGGCTCGCGCCGAGCGTGGCAGGTGGTATGGTGCTGATACACGTGAGCCGAGTAAGCGCGGGGCTGCACGTGGAGGTAGCCGATACGGGCGTTGGGATAAAGGAGGTGCCGTCTGACCTACTCCTGCCCAGCGCCGGGGTAGGGCTGCGCAATACCCACGCCCGGCTTTTGGCTTTGGGGTCGGCAGGGTTAAAAATCACCCAAAATGCCCCCCACGGGATGCGAGTCAGCTTTGTGCTGCCGCTGCCAGCAGCTGCTCAACTTGCGGCAACACCCGCTCAGAAGGAGGCCGAACCGATTGAAATTCCTACCAAGGCTACGCTACAAAGCACTTTCTAA
- a CDS encoding TlpA disulfide reductase family protein — protein sequence MLLLSKKKPPTLVSPRRIASLLMLLSLLACQRTSAPTQLPAKAVAVGYEVNGALLNATAGQKVYLTNAQSLRVDSAVVDTQGRFRLGGKLPAPAVYWLVVSALGEAMPVFLDNETTLRMTADATNLLGTAQVSGSAEAAVLQQLVTAQARRAARTAELIRLQDWTPARWEAASAELTTSTIELVRQHPASAVAPYAVLSLVGGPQNEAFVDSMTSVFNQMQPASPYTQELLARRKALAATAVGQVAPELILPAPNGQPVALSSLRGRYVLIDFWASWCKPCRAQNPHLVQLYQQYKSKGFEVYGVSLDESQERWLKAIATDNLPWVQVSDMRGFKSAAVAAYAAQAIPLTLLLDPQGRILGKSMPKEELSAKLAALLP from the coding sequence ATGCTATTGCTGTCGAAAAAAAAGCCCCCCACGCTCGTTTCGCCCCGGAGAATTGCGTCGCTGCTAATGTTGCTGAGCCTGCTTGCTTGCCAACGAACTTCAGCGCCCACTCAACTACCGGCTAAAGCCGTTGCCGTTGGCTACGAAGTGAATGGGGCGCTGCTCAATGCGACGGCGGGCCAGAAGGTGTACCTCACCAATGCCCAAAGCCTCCGTGTAGATTCGGCCGTGGTCGATACGCAGGGGCGCTTTCGGCTGGGGGGCAAATTGCCGGCGCCGGCCGTGTACTGGTTGGTCGTGAGTGCATTGGGTGAGGCCATGCCAGTGTTTCTTGATAACGAAACTACGCTGCGAATGACAGCCGATGCCACCAACCTGCTGGGTACAGCACAGGTGAGTGGCTCGGCGGAAGCGGCCGTGCTGCAACAACTGGTAACGGCTCAGGCGCGCCGTGCGGCCCGCACCGCCGAACTTATCCGGCTACAGGACTGGACGCCCGCCCGCTGGGAAGCAGCCTCTGCTGAACTGACCACTAGCACCATCGAGCTAGTGCGCCAACACCCGGCGTCGGCCGTAGCGCCGTACGCTGTTCTGAGTCTGGTTGGTGGGCCGCAGAATGAAGCTTTCGTCGATTCGATGACCTCCGTATTTAACCAAATGCAGCCTGCTTCGCCCTATACGCAGGAACTGCTGGCCCGCCGCAAAGCCCTAGCAGCTACCGCTGTGGGCCAGGTGGCGCCCGAACTCATACTGCCTGCACCCAATGGCCAGCCCGTTGCCTTGTCGTCGTTGCGGGGGCGCTACGTGCTGATTGATTTTTGGGCTTCTTGGTGCAAGCCGTGCCGGGCTCAGAATCCGCATTTGGTGCAGCTCTATCAGCAGTACAAAAGCAAAGGGTTTGAAGTGTATGGCGTCTCGCTCGATGAGTCGCAGGAAAGATGGCTCAAAGCTATTGCGACTGATAATCTGCCCTGGGTGCAAGTGTCTGATATGCGGGGCTTCAAAAGTGCTGCCGTAGCAGCCTACGCGGCCCAGGCCATTCCGCTCACTCTACTACTCGACCCACAGGGGCGCATACTGGGCAAGTCGATGCCGAAGGAGGAGTTGAGCGCCAAGCTGGCGGCCCTGCTGCCTTAA
- a CDS encoding YebC/PmpR family DNA-binding transcriptional regulator — MGRAFEFRKGRKMKRWDRMSKDFTRIGREIVMAVKESGPNPDTNSRLRAAMQNAKGVNMPKDRVEAAIKRASSKEEKDYQEVVYEGYAPHGVAIVVETATDNPVRTVANVRMYFNRGNGALGTAGSSDFTFTRKGVFKLAAEGLDRDELELELIDFGAEDIYEDQEEDEHGNVKELIVVETAFTDFGQMQKALEERHLNVVGAQLQRIPNTTVTLEGDELEEVMNLIEKFEEDDDVQAVYHTLG, encoded by the coding sequence ATGGGAAGAGCATTTGAATTTCGCAAAGGCCGCAAAATGAAGCGCTGGGACCGCATGTCCAAAGATTTCACCCGCATCGGCCGCGAAATCGTGATGGCCGTGAAGGAAAGCGGCCCCAACCCCGACACCAACTCCCGCCTGCGAGCGGCCATGCAGAACGCCAAGGGCGTAAACATGCCCAAAGATCGCGTGGAAGCCGCCATCAAGCGGGCCAGCAGCAAGGAAGAGAAAGATTATCAAGAGGTTGTATATGAAGGCTACGCGCCCCACGGCGTGGCCATTGTGGTAGAAACCGCCACCGACAACCCTGTGCGTACCGTGGCCAACGTGCGCATGTATTTCAACCGCGGCAACGGCGCCCTCGGCACTGCGGGTTCCTCCGATTTTACCTTCACCCGCAAAGGCGTATTCAAGCTAGCCGCCGAGGGCCTCGACCGCGACGAACTGGAGCTGGAGCTCATCGACTTCGGCGCCGAAGACATCTACGAGGATCAGGAGGAAGACGAGCATGGTAATGTGAAAGAGTTGATTGTGGTAGAAACTGCCTTCACCGACTTCGGCCAGATGCAAAAAGCCCTAGAAGAACGCCACCTCAACGTAGTCGGCGCCCAACTGCAACGCATTCCTAATACCACCGTCACGCTGGAAGGCGACGAGTTGGAAGAAGTAATGAACCTGATTGAGAAGTTTGAGGAGGATGACGACGTGCAGGCCGTGTACCACACGCTAGGCTAA
- the yiaA gene encoding inner membrane protein YiaA → MQKPSNAFIAASWIALLAGVVAYNVGLWNANMQLNEKGYYFTVLMYGLFSVISLQKSVRDQLEGIPVTNLYYGLSWFSTLLTITLLIIGLWNATLTLSEKGFYAMSFLLSLFAAIAVQKNTRDSRDTGAQL, encoded by the coding sequence ATGCAAAAGCCCTCAAACGCGTTTATTGCGGCTTCCTGGATAGCCTTGCTGGCGGGCGTCGTTGCGTACAATGTTGGCCTATGGAATGCCAATATGCAGCTGAACGAAAAAGGCTATTATTTCACCGTATTGATGTACGGGCTGTTTTCGGTTATCTCCCTGCAGAAATCGGTGCGCGATCAATTGGAGGGAATACCCGTGACCAACCTGTATTATGGTCTGAGCTGGTTTTCTACGCTGCTTACAATTACGCTCCTCATTATTGGGTTATGGAATGCTACGCTGACCTTAAGCGAGAAGGGATTTTATGCGATGTCGTTTTTGCTGAGCTTGTTTGCGGCCATTGCCGTGCAGAAGAATACCCGCGACAGCCGTGACACTGGCGCACAGCTGTAA
- the rluF gene encoding 23S rRNA pseudouridine(2604) synthase RluF: MSTRLNKYISESGVCSRREADKFIEQGSVFVNGKRASIGDQVTEKDRVVVNGSLIEPRAPEDAIYIAFNKPPGITSTTETSVKDNIIRYIKHSERIFPIGRLDKDSQGLILLTSNGDIVNKILRAGNKHEKEYIVMVDKPISDSFIEGMRGGVPIMGIMTQKCEVKKETNYIFRITLIQGMNRQIRKMCEHFGYEVVQLERIRVMNITLKGLGVGDWRELTEKELDGIMKMTEGSSGTKEASLPKRRVGPPTTAWSSRLARFSEGESDERPARKSAGAGAKSSARPAAASAKPGRKPVSGKPKVTGAGAAFGAEKPPENQRAPAVLARSISRQRKR, encoded by the coding sequence ATGTCTACCCGTCTCAATAAATACATCAGCGAAAGCGGCGTCTGCTCCCGGCGCGAAGCCGACAAGTTCATTGAGCAGGGCAGCGTGTTTGTGAACGGCAAACGGGCCAGCATCGGCGACCAGGTAACCGAGAAAGACCGCGTGGTGGTGAACGGCAGCCTTATTGAGCCCCGCGCCCCCGAAGATGCCATTTACATTGCCTTCAATAAGCCCCCCGGGATCACCAGCACCACCGAAACCAGCGTTAAAGACAACATCATCCGCTACATTAAGCATAGCGAGCGGATTTTCCCCATCGGCCGCCTGGATAAAGACTCGCAGGGCTTGATTCTGCTGACCAGCAACGGCGACATCGTCAACAAGATTCTGCGGGCCGGCAACAAGCACGAGAAGGAGTACATCGTGATGGTAGACAAGCCCATTAGCGACAGCTTTATCGAAGGCATGCGTGGCGGGGTGCCCATTATGGGCATCATGACCCAGAAATGCGAGGTAAAGAAGGAAACCAACTACATTTTCCGCATTACACTCATTCAGGGAATGAACCGCCAGATCCGGAAGATGTGCGAGCATTTCGGCTATGAAGTGGTGCAGCTGGAGCGCATTCGGGTAATGAACATCACGCTCAAAGGCCTCGGCGTAGGCGACTGGCGCGAATTGACCGAAAAGGAGCTGGACGGCATTATGAAGATGACCGAAGGCTCATCGGGCACCAAAGAAGCCTCGCTGCCGAAGCGCCGCGTGGGTCCGCCTACAACGGCCTGGAGTAGTCGTTTAGCTCGCTTCAGTGAGGGGGAAAGCGATGAGCGGCCGGCCCGCAAATCAGCTGGCGCTGGTGCTAAATCTTCGGCTCGGCCCGCCGCTGCTAGCGCTAAACCTGGGCGCAAACCTGTCTCAGGCAAACCGAAGGTAACGGGCGCCGGAGCAGCTTTTGGTGCAGAAAAGCCCCCAGAAAATCAACGCGCCCCAGCGGTCCTGGCTCGAAGCATAAGCCGGCAGCGAAAACGCTGA
- a CDS encoding sugar O-acetyltransferase, producing MPTALEQMLAGELYLANDPELVAARQRAKALCHRYNQQPLELDRAVLAELFGYETDAYIEAPLRCDYGFNIQLGRNFYANYNVTILDCAPVRIGDNVFVAPNVVLSTAGHPVEAGPRIAGWEFARPITIGDNVWLGAGVIVLPGVTIGSGTTIGAGSVVTRDIPANSVAVGNPCRVIRAAF from the coding sequence ATGCCTACTGCTCTTGAGCAAATGCTTGCTGGCGAACTGTATCTGGCCAACGACCCGGAACTGGTAGCGGCCCGCCAGCGCGCCAAAGCCTTGTGTCACCGCTACAATCAGCAGCCTTTGGAGCTAGACCGTGCCGTGCTGGCCGAGCTATTTGGTTACGAAACAGATGCTTACATCGAGGCTCCCCTGCGCTGCGATTATGGCTTTAATATTCAGCTGGGCCGAAATTTCTACGCCAACTACAACGTCACCATTCTGGATTGCGCGCCGGTACGCATCGGCGATAATGTGTTTGTGGCGCCCAATGTGGTGCTGAGCACGGCGGGCCATCCGGTGGAGGCGGGTCCGCGCATAGCCGGTTGGGAATTTGCCCGCCCTATTACCATCGGCGATAATGTGTGGCTGGGCGCAGGCGTCATCGTGTTGCCCGGCGTAACGATTGGCTCCGGCACTACCATCGGAGCCGGCAGCGTGGTGACGCGGGACATTCCAGCCAATTCGGTGGCTGTGGGTAATCCGTGTCGCGTGATTCGAGCTGCTTTCTAA
- a CDS encoding RDD family protein: MEQPYNNYRVGFRRVIAALFDGAVVATPLLAISANTGITEEDSVALFVASHIIPIVYSVLMHYKYGQTLGKMAVGIKVIDVSETRGISLKQAILRDSAWIVLQTFSLLSIGGSITQSASSLWALTEIITMFTNSKRRALHDFIAGTVVVRVKAADSVIA, from the coding sequence TTGGAACAGCCTTACAATAACTATAGAGTAGGATTTCGAAGAGTAATAGCTGCCTTATTTGACGGAGCTGTAGTTGCCACTCCTTTATTAGCTATATCCGCGAATACTGGTATTACTGAGGAAGACTCCGTAGCTCTCTTTGTTGCTAGCCACATAATTCCCATTGTGTATTCTGTCCTCATGCACTATAAGTACGGGCAAACATTGGGGAAAATGGCTGTAGGTATCAAAGTAATTGACGTTAGTGAAACCCGTGGAATAAGTCTTAAACAGGCTATTTTAAGAGATAGCGCCTGGATTGTTCTACAGACCTTCAGCTTGCTTAGTATAGGTGGTAGTATAACACAGAGCGCCAGTTCGCTGTGGGCTCTCACTGAGATTATTACTATGTTCACAAACAGTAAGCGCAGGGCTCTTCACGATTTTATTGCGGGTACAGTAGTAGTAAGAGTGAAGGCAGCTGATAGCGTGATAGCTTAA
- a CDS encoding DUF1569 domain-containing protein, with protein MGANDRGANAGALRRSATGKSGEKAITSLRIPGFLKPLVKWFFVTRLKRFKPNMQTMKELDANAGMTPPTTFEADRQTLLDLLDPAKYSLSGVEHPVFGHLSRKEFGEVTWKHLDHHLRQFGV; from the coding sequence ATGGGGGCAAATGACCGTGGGGCAAATGCTGGTGCATTGCGCCGATCAGCTACGGGTAAGTCGGGGGAGAAAGCCATTACTTCCTTGCGGATACCAGGCTTTCTGAAACCCTTGGTAAAGTGGTTTTTCGTCACGCGCCTAAAACGGTTTAAGCCGAACATGCAAACGATGAAAGAGCTGGATGCAAACGCTGGCATGACGCCACCCACCACCTTCGAGGCCGACCGCCAAACGCTGCTCGATCTGCTCGATCCGGCGAAGTATAGTTTGTCTGGGGTAGAGCATCCGGTATTTGGGCATTTGTCGCGTAAGGAGTTTGGGGAGGTTACGTGGAAGCACCTCGATCATCATTTGCGCCAGTTTGGCGTGTAG
- the bioB gene encoding biotin synthase BioB, producing the protein MLRTDWTLDEVKALYHQPVLELVTQAAAVHQANQSTGEVQVCTLLSVKTGGCPEDCSYCPQAARYHTGVEVHALLKDEVVLDAARRAKDSGSTRFCMGAAWREVRDNRDFDRVLGMVTQVNDMGLEVCCTLGMINEYQAERLKQAGLYAYNHNLDTSREKYDDIITTRTYDDRLNTLENVRQAGISVCSGGIIGLGETDEDRIAMLHTLATLPAHPESVPVNALVPVAGTPLADQPRVSVWEMLRMIATARILMPRTMVRLSAGRQEMPVSEQALCFLAGANSIFSGEKLLTTPNPDFDADKQMFATLGLKPRKSFKDMPQGATVLSREASVEA; encoded by the coding sequence ATGCTCCGCACTGACTGGACCCTCGACGAAGTAAAAGCTCTGTATCACCAGCCCGTGCTGGAACTCGTGACCCAGGCCGCGGCCGTGCACCAGGCCAACCAATCGACCGGCGAAGTACAGGTATGTACCCTGCTGTCGGTAAAAACTGGCGGCTGCCCCGAAGATTGTTCTTACTGCCCCCAGGCTGCCAGATACCACACCGGTGTAGAGGTACACGCGTTGCTGAAGGATGAAGTGGTGCTGGACGCCGCGCGCCGCGCCAAAGACTCGGGCAGCACCCGCTTTTGCATGGGCGCCGCTTGGCGCGAAGTGCGCGACAACCGCGACTTTGACCGCGTGCTGGGCATGGTGACGCAGGTAAACGATATGGGCCTAGAAGTGTGCTGCACGCTTGGCATGATCAACGAATACCAGGCCGAGCGTCTCAAGCAAGCTGGCCTTTACGCCTACAATCACAACCTCGACACCAGTCGCGAAAAGTACGACGACATCATCACCACCCGTACTTACGACGACCGCCTGAACACGCTCGAAAACGTGCGCCAAGCCGGTATTTCGGTGTGCTCGGGGGGCATTATTGGCCTCGGCGAAACCGATGAAGACCGCATTGCCATGCTGCACACGCTGGCCACGCTGCCCGCTCACCCCGAGTCGGTGCCGGTAAATGCGCTGGTGCCCGTAGCCGGCACCCCACTGGCCGATCAGCCCCGCGTAAGCGTATGGGAGATGCTGCGCATGATTGCCACCGCCCGCATTCTGATGCCCCGCACAATGGTGCGTCTATCGGCAGGTCGGCAGGAAATGCCAGTGAGTGAGCAGGCGCTATGCTTTTTAGCGGGCGCTAACTCTATCTTCTCGGGAGAGAAACTATTGACTACCCCGAACCCCGATTTTGACGCCGACAAGCAAATGTTCGCGACGCTGGGTCTGAAGCCGCGCAAGTCGTTCAAAGACATGCCGCAAGGCGCTACAGTGTTGAGCCGGGAGGCTTCTGTAGAGGCCTAA